A single genomic interval of Tursiops truncatus isolate mTurTru1 chromosome 1, mTurTru1.mat.Y, whole genome shotgun sequence harbors:
- the LOC117308555 gene encoding ester hydrolase C11orf54 homolog, translated as MPVVQTESEHKPPVNGSYFAHVNSADGGCLLEKYSEKYHDFGFALLANLFASEGQPGKVIEVKAKRRTGKLNFVTCMRQTLEKHYGDKPVGMGGTFVIQKGKVKTHIMPAEFSSCPLNSDEDVNKWLRFYEMKAPLVCLPVFISRDPGFDLRLEHTHCFSHHGEGGHYHYDTTPDIVEYLGYFLPAEFLYRIDQPTETHSFGRD; from the coding sequence ATGCCAGTTGTTCAAACAGAAAGTGAACACAAACCTCCTGTGAATGGAAGTTACTTTGCTCATGTTAACTCTGCAGATGGAGGGTGCCTACTTGAGAAATACAGTGAGAAATATCATGATTTTGGGTTTGCATTACTGGCTAATCTTTTTGCCAGTGAAGGCCAGCCTGGAAAGGTCATTGAGGTGAAAGCCAAAAGAAGAACTGGAAAACTTAACTTTGTGACTTGTATGAGACAGACTCTTGAAAAACATTATGGAGATAAGCCTGTAGGAATGGGAGGTACTTTCGTGATTCAGAAGGGAAAAGTGAAGACTCATATTATGCCAGCAGAATTTTCTTCCTGCCCATTGAACTCTGATGAAGACGTGAATAAATGGTTACGTTTTTATGAGATGAAGGCTCCTTTGGTTTGTCTGCCAGTTTTTATCTCCAGAGACCCAGGGTTTGATTTGCGGTTGGAGCACACTCATTGTTTTAGTCATCATGGAGAAGGTGGACACTACCATTATGACACCACCCCAGATATAGTGGAATATCTTGGATACTTCTTACCTGCAGAGTTTCTCTATCGCATTGATCAACCAACAGAGACCCATTCATTTGGGCGAGATTAA